Proteins encoded together in one Streptomyces sp. TLI_171 window:
- a CDS encoding ABC transporter substrate-binding protein — protein sequence MMRRSPLLLGCTAITLALTATACGGSDPGPADSAGNGLSGHTVTVAAVWSGTEQENFQKVLDAFTKKSGVKTSFVSTGDNLSTVVGSKIEGGNAPDIVMVPQVGVLRQFAAKGWLTPLPETVRTVITTNFAASWKKYGTVDGTLYGLYFKASDKSTVWYSPAAFERAGVTTPKTWDEMLQAGRTVSDSGLSAFSVGGQDGWTLTDWFENVYLSQAGPEKYDALAAHTLAWTDTSVVEALTTLGKLFGDKQLVEGGAQGALNTDYPGSVEKVFGPAPKAGMVYEGDFVAGNAKDLGRKIGEDAKFFPFPAVGTGTPPVVAGGDAAVVLKAGKDPEAGMALMEYLASPEAAAVWAGAGGFLSPNTKLDLAAYADDVTRETAGSLIGGGEAVRFDMSDQTPAAFGGTKGAGEWKILQDFLANPSDPVATAGKLEAAAAQAYNG from the coding sequence ATGATGCGACGTTCCCCCCTGCTGCTCGGCTGCACCGCCATCACCTTGGCGCTGACGGCTACCGCGTGCGGAGGCAGCGACCCTGGCCCCGCCGACAGCGCGGGCAACGGCCTGTCCGGCCACACCGTCACTGTGGCCGCTGTCTGGTCCGGCACCGAGCAGGAGAACTTTCAGAAGGTCCTGGACGCCTTCACGAAGAAGAGCGGTGTCAAGACCTCGTTCGTCTCCACCGGGGACAACCTCTCCACCGTCGTCGGCAGCAAGATCGAGGGCGGCAACGCGCCCGACATCGTGATGGTCCCGCAGGTCGGAGTGCTTCGACAGTTCGCCGCCAAGGGCTGGCTGACGCCGCTCCCGGAGACCGTCAGAACCGTCATCACTACCAACTTCGCCGCCTCCTGGAAGAAGTACGGCACCGTGGACGGTACCTTGTACGGCCTGTACTTCAAGGCCTCCGACAAGTCGACCGTGTGGTACAGCCCGGCAGCCTTCGAGCGGGCCGGTGTCACGACGCCGAAGACCTGGGACGAGATGCTCCAGGCTGGCCGGACCGTCTCCGACTCGGGCCTGTCCGCCTTCTCCGTTGGCGGCCAAGACGGCTGGACCCTCACCGACTGGTTCGAGAACGTCTACCTCTCGCAGGCCGGTCCCGAGAAGTACGACGCCCTCGCCGCACACACGCTGGCCTGGACCGACACCAGCGTAGTCGAGGCACTGACCACCTTGGGCAAGCTCTTCGGTGACAAGCAGCTCGTCGAGGGCGGTGCCCAGGGGGCCCTGAACACCGACTACCCCGGCTCCGTGGAGAAGGTGTTCGGCCCCGCCCCCAAGGCCGGCATGGTCTACGAGGGCGACTTCGTCGCCGGCAACGCCAAGGACCTGGGCCGCAAGATCGGCGAGGACGCCAAGTTCTTCCCTTTCCCGGCAGTCGGCACCGGCACGCCCCCGGTGGTCGCTGGCGGTGACGCCGCCGTCGTCCTCAAGGCAGGCAAGGACCCCGAGGCCGGAATGGCCCTCATGGAGTACCTCGCCTCGCCCGAGGCCGCCGCCGTCTGGGCCGGCGCAGGCGGCTTCCTCTCCCCGAACACCAAGCTCGACCTCGCCGCCTACGCCGACGATGTGACCCGCGAGACCGCCGGGTCCCTGATCGGAGGCGGCGAGGCTGTCCGCTTTGACATGTCCGACCAGACCCCGGCCGCCTTCGGTGGCACCAAGGGCGCGGGCGAGTGGAAGATCCTCCAGGACTTCCTCGCCAACCCCTCCGACCCCGTGGCCACGGCCGGGAAGCTGGAGGCCGCGGCTGCCCAGGCGTACAACGGCTGA
- a CDS encoding CAP domain-containing protein gives MVNDIRTRHELSRLRDDPVLATAARAHSADMARRHFFDHVDPDGTTPFDRMRAYGDSAPGGENIAVGQRSSSEVVLAWMNSPGHRRNILDPRFTRIGVGTHSAPDGVRWTQNFGF, from the coding sequence ATGGTCAACGACATCCGGACACGCCACGAACTGTCCCGTCTTCGTGATGACCCGGTGCTGGCGACCGCCGCGCGGGCACACAGCGCGGACATGGCCCGTCGACATTTCTTCGACCACGTTGATCCGGATGGGACGACTCCGTTCGACCGGATGCGGGCCTACGGGGACAGCGCACCCGGCGGGGAGAACATCGCCGTGGGACAGCGGAGTTCCAGCGAGGTGGTGCTCGCGTGGATGAACAGCCCGGGCCACCGCCGGAACATCCTCGACCCGCGGTTCACCCGGATCGGAGTCGGAACGCACTCGGCTCCTGATGGCGTGAGGTGGACGCAGAACTTCGGATTCTGA
- a CDS encoding transposase, translated as MARPSSYPPELRRRAVRMVAEVLGEYPNESAALRAVAEKLGIGSAETLRNWVRRDQVDSGQRPGTTTEESAQIKAMKKEIAELKRANEILKAAANFLAAELDRPHLRS; from the coding sequence ATGGCACGTCCTTCCTCCTACCCGCCTGAGCTGCGCCGTCGTGCGGTGCGCATGGTCGCCGAGGTCCTCGGCGAGTACCCGAACGAGTCGGCCGCGCTGCGGGCCGTCGCCGAGAAGCTGGGCATCGGCTCCGCCGAGACCCTGCGCAACTGGGTCCGGCGGGACCAGGTCGACTCCGGACAGCGCCCCGGCACCACGACGGAGGAGTCCGCGCAGATCAAGGCGATGAAGAAGGAGATCGCCGAACTCAAGCGCGCCAACGAGATCCTCAAGGCCGCGGCGAATTTCCTCGCGGCCGAGCTCGACCGGCCACACCTGCGCTCGTAG
- a CDS encoding IS3 family transposase: MCRVLSEHGCSIAPSTYYAFNNRAASARSVRDAELKDLITATYEDNFRVYGARKIWRELNRRGHAAARCTVERLMRDLGITGAVRGKRVVTTVPDPSAARAPDLVDRDFVASAPNRCWVADFTHVAAFAGVVYVAFVVDSFSRRIVGRSAATTKQTRLVLDALEMALWQRDRDGYPPRRGELIHHSDAGSQYTSFRLAEHLDAAGIAASIGSVGDAYDCQSSRTGSRKDRVAPAETV, from the coding sequence ATCTGCCGCGTGCTCTCCGAGCACGGCTGCAGCATCGCCCCCTCCACCTACTACGCCTTCAACAACCGTGCCGCCTCCGCCCGTTCGGTCCGCGATGCGGAACTGAAGGATCTGATCACGGCAACGTACGAAGACAACTTCCGGGTCTACGGGGCTCGCAAGATCTGGCGCGAGCTGAACCGCCGCGGCCACGCGGCGGCCCGCTGCACCGTCGAGCGGCTGATGCGCGACCTGGGCATCACCGGAGCCGTCCGCGGCAAGCGCGTGGTCACCACAGTCCCCGACCCGTCCGCCGCACGCGCCCCCGACCTGGTCGACCGCGACTTCGTCGCCTCCGCACCGAACCGGTGCTGGGTCGCGGACTTCACACATGTGGCGGCATTCGCCGGCGTTGTCTACGTCGCGTTCGTCGTGGACAGCTTCTCCCGTCGCATCGTCGGCCGGTCCGCCGCGACCACGAAGCAGACCAGGCTCGTCCTGGACGCCCTGGAGATGGCCCTGTGGCAGCGCGACCGCGACGGATACCCGCCCCGACGGGGCGAGTTGATACATCACAGCGACGCGGGCAGTCAGTACACGTCTTTCCGCCTGGCCGAGCACCTCGATGCCGCCGGCATCGCAGCCTCCATCGGGTCGGTCGGTGACGCCTACGACTGTCAGTCTTCTCGTACCGGATCCCGCAAGGATCGGGTAGCCCCGGCCGAGACGGTTTGA
- a CDS encoding carbohydrate ABC transporter permease, with amino-acid sequence MNAKNSLRRHLGNRVVQAVLSVIGLVWVTPLAGLFLSSLRTTEDTASGGWWTALVHPDRLTFENYSALLGNSGMTKAFWNTVLISAPATALVVVVGALAGYAFAWLDFPGRDTVFLVVVALLVVPVQIGLLPVAKLFGALGLFGTIPGVVLFHVAYGLPFALFLLRNYFAEIPAEMLEAARLDGGTEWRIFTRLVLPVGRPAIASLAIFQFLWVWNDMLVALLFADSSSQPLTVELQSQVRQFGSNIDVLAPGAFLSLLVPLVVFFAFQKQFVQGVMAGSVK; translated from the coding sequence ATGAACGCGAAGAACTCCCTCCGCCGCCACCTGGGCAACCGCGTCGTCCAGGCTGTCCTGTCCGTGATCGGCCTGGTCTGGGTCACCCCGCTGGCCGGACTCTTCCTGTCCTCCCTGCGCACCACCGAGGACACCGCCTCCGGCGGCTGGTGGACGGCACTCGTCCACCCCGACCGGCTCACCTTCGAGAACTACTCTGCGCTGCTTGGCAACTCCGGCATGACCAAAGCGTTCTGGAACACCGTCCTCATCTCCGCCCCCGCCACCGCGCTGGTGGTAGTAGTCGGAGCACTGGCCGGCTACGCCTTCGCCTGGCTGGATTTCCCCGGACGCGACACCGTCTTCTTGGTTGTGGTAGCGCTCCTGGTGGTGCCGGTGCAGATCGGCCTGCTGCCGGTGGCCAAACTCTTCGGCGCTCTCGGCCTCTTCGGGACGATCCCCGGCGTGGTGCTCTTCCACGTCGCCTACGGGCTGCCGTTCGCTCTCTTCCTGCTGCGCAACTACTTCGCCGAGATTCCGGCGGAGATGCTGGAGGCCGCCCGGCTCGACGGAGGCACCGAGTGGCGGATCTTCACTCGCCTGGTGCTCCCGGTCGGACGGCCAGCCATCGCCAGCCTGGCCATCTTCCAGTTCCTCTGGGTCTGGAACGACATGCTGGTGGCTCTGCTCTTCGCCGACAGCTCCTCACAACCGCTGACAGTCGAACTGCAATCTCAAGTACGACAGTTCGGCAGCAACATCGACGTGCTGGCCCCGGGCGCCTTCCTCTCACTGCTGGTACCGCTGGTCGTCTTCTTCGCCTTCCAGAAGCAGTTCGTCCAAGGGGTAATGGCAGGCTCGGTGAAGTAA
- a CDS encoding ABC transporter permease subunit, with protein sequence MTTSTPLREGGPPAAALRPGPARDKRRRARRRGNTIALLFALPALTLLGALVVYPVLFSVGRSLFNASGDHFVGVDNYVGMFQDPAILKAIRNTAVWVVVAPVLLTGVGLVLAVLVEKIRWATAFKLLLFMPMAVSFLAAGIIFRLAYDQDPDKGVLNAVAVGVHDTFSGGSPYPTAHARDGQGLVADSGGYRTTAAVPQGRTALLGMVGVLPANLPPDAVAAAGAASLPAAPGELRGVVYLDFTPGGGGRQGQVDPGERGMPGMEVKVVYDGRTAATARTGPDGSFRFTGLPRSDYTISLPASNFAPPFQGVSWLGPALVTPSIIGAYLWIWTGFAMVLIGAGLSALPRDALEAARMDGANEWQVFRRITVPMLAPVLTVVFITLVINVMKVFDLVYIIAPGPVQEDATVLATQMWLVSFGGGNNQGLGSAIGVLLLLLVLPAMVINVRRTRRSR encoded by the coding sequence ATGACGACCTCGACCCCCCTCAGGGAGGGCGGGCCGCCGGCCGCCGCCCTCCGGCCCGGCCCCGCGCGTGACAAACGGCGGCGCGCCCGCCGCCGCGGCAACACGATCGCGCTGCTGTTCGCCCTGCCCGCCCTCACCCTGCTCGGCGCCCTAGTCGTCTATCCCGTGCTCTTCTCTGTCGGCCGGAGCCTCTTCAACGCCTCCGGCGACCACTTCGTCGGGGTCGACAACTACGTCGGGATGTTCCAGGACCCCGCCATCCTCAAGGCGATCCGCAACACCGCCGTCTGGGTCGTGGTGGCGCCGGTGCTACTCACCGGCGTCGGCCTGGTCCTCGCCGTCCTGGTGGAGAAGATCCGCTGGGCCACCGCCTTCAAGCTGCTCCTCTTCATGCCGATGGCGGTCTCCTTCCTCGCAGCCGGCATCATCTTCCGGCTCGCCTACGACCAGGACCCGGACAAGGGCGTCCTTAACGCTGTCGCCGTCGGCGTCCACGACACCTTCTCCGGCGGCTCGCCCTACCCGACCGCCCACGCTCGCGACGGCCAGGGCCTGGTCGCGGACAGCGGCGGCTACCGCACCACGGCCGCCGTCCCGCAGGGGAGGACGGCGCTCCTCGGCATGGTCGGGGTGCTTCCCGCGAACCTTCCGCCCGACGCCGTCGCCGCAGCCGGCGCAGCCTCTCTCCCGGCCGCCCCCGGTGAACTGCGCGGGGTCGTCTACCTCGACTTCACCCCCGGCGGCGGGGGCCGCCAAGGCCAGGTGGACCCGGGAGAGCGCGGCATGCCGGGGATGGAGGTCAAGGTGGTGTACGACGGGCGGACCGCAGCCACTGCGAGGACCGGCCCCGACGGCTCATTCCGCTTCACCGGACTGCCCCGGAGCGACTACACCATCAGCCTGCCAGCGTCCAACTTCGCGCCGCCCTTCCAGGGCGTTTCCTGGCTGGGACCGGCTCTAGTCACCCCGTCGATCATCGGCGCCTACCTGTGGATCTGGACCGGTTTCGCAATGGTCCTGATCGGGGCCGGTCTGTCCGCGCTGCCCCGGGACGCCCTGGAGGCTGCTCGGATGGACGGCGCCAATGAGTGGCAGGTCTTCCGCCGGATCACTGTGCCCATGCTCGCCCCCGTCCTCACTGTCGTCTTCATCACCCTCGTCATCAACGTGATGAAGGTCTTCGACCTGGTCTACATCATCGCACCGGGCCCAGTGCAGGAGGACGCGACGGTGCTCGCCACCCAGATGTGGCTGGTCTCCTTCGGCGGCGGCAACAACCAGGGCCTCGGCAGCGCCATCGGCGTACTGCTGCTCCTGCTCGTCCTGCCCGCGATGGTCATCAACGTGCGCCGAACCCGGAGGAGCCGCTGA
- a CDS encoding transposase family protein: MVFSTHHALTEEPRLVPYPAMLDVPHELVEHVSWLIYTRRRELRSRWRKLGCFKQALLVLAHLRKNETLAQAGAGFGVSEATAWRYVKETVEVLAAWAPGLREALVGLGEGDFVIVDGTLVPTDRIKADEPYYSHKHRKHGMNVQVVAAPDGTPLWFSRALPGRTHDLTAARAHGIVQACLTREILVLADRAYRGAGATIRTPYYNHHELPEHYQQYNRDHARLRAPGERAFAQLKSWRVLRRARCSTNRISRLIAAVHTLMIQSPATCENSG; encoded by the coding sequence ATGGTGTTCTCTACGCACCACGCTCTGACCGAGGAGCCTCGCTTGGTCCCGTATCCTGCCATGCTCGACGTCCCGCACGAGCTGGTCGAGCATGTCTCGTGGCTCATCTACACCCGAAGGCGTGAACTACGCTCACGGTGGCGGAAGTTGGGGTGCTTCAAACAGGCACTCCTGGTCCTGGCCCACCTGCGCAAGAACGAGACCCTCGCACAGGCCGGCGCCGGGTTCGGGGTATCCGAAGCAACGGCCTGGCGGTACGTCAAGGAGACCGTGGAGGTCCTGGCCGCGTGGGCGCCGGGCCTGCGCGAGGCCCTGGTGGGACTGGGCGAGGGCGACTTCGTGATCGTGGACGGCACCCTGGTTCCGACCGACCGGATCAAGGCGGACGAGCCGTACTACTCGCACAAGCACCGCAAGCACGGGATGAACGTGCAGGTCGTCGCAGCCCCCGACGGCACACCCCTGTGGTTCTCCCGCGCCCTGCCGGGGCGCACCCACGACCTGACCGCGGCCCGCGCCCACGGCATCGTCCAGGCCTGCCTGACCCGCGAGATCCTCGTCCTGGCGGACCGGGCCTACCGAGGTGCCGGCGCCACCATCCGCACCCCGTACTACAACCACCACGAACTGCCCGAGCACTACCAGCAGTACAACCGCGACCACGCCCGACTCCGCGCACCCGGCGAACGCGCCTTCGCCCAGCTCAAGTCCTGGCGTGTCCTCCGCCGGGCCCGCTGCTCGACCAACCGGATCAGCCGCCTGATCGCCGCCGTCCACACCCTCATGATCCAAAGCCCTGCAACCTGCGAAAACTCAGGATGA
- a CDS encoding transposase, whose translation MVGVDTHKHLHVAAVMDTIGGILARLTIPTDTGGFRQLADWAASFGTVLAFGIEGTGSYGATLTSFLRRSGHKVVEAGRPDRRLRRMNGKSDTLDAENAARAVLAGFATATPKTADGEAEMIRSNTRTPTTSQPQNHRSQPQPEWPLSFRTWKPRFSWSGMVRVDLRQRWCVMSSRRGGSGCRRLWGCWRRGSRPRGFGWRSFAWRRIGSWLNSRRRRPCWSVGSSRSWS comes from the coding sequence GTGGTCGGCGTCGACACGCACAAGCACCTGCACGTCGCGGCGGTGATGGACACGATCGGAGGGATCCTGGCCAGGCTGACGATACCCACCGACACCGGTGGCTTCCGGCAACTGGCCGACTGGGCGGCCTCGTTCGGCACGGTCCTGGCGTTCGGGATCGAGGGCACCGGCTCCTACGGCGCCACGCTGACGTCGTTCCTGCGCAGGTCCGGCCACAAGGTGGTCGAGGCCGGCCGCCCGGACCGGCGGCTTCGGCGCATGAACGGCAAGTCCGACACCCTGGACGCCGAGAACGCCGCCCGCGCTGTCCTGGCCGGGTTCGCAACCGCCACGCCGAAGACCGCCGACGGCGAGGCCGAGATGATCCGTTCGAATACGAGAACACCTACCACCTCACAACCGCAAAACCACAGGTCACAACCACAACCTGAGTGGCCGTTGTCTTTCCGAACGTGGAAGCCGCGTTTCAGCTGGTCAGGCATGGTGCGGGTGGATCTGCGGCAGAGGTGGTGTGTGATGTCGTCTCGTCGGGGAGGTTCCGGATGCCGTCGGTTGTGGGGTTGTTGGAGGCGAGGGAGTCGGCCGCGCGGGTTCGGGTGGAGGAGCTTCGCGTGGAGGCGGATCGGATCCTGGCTGAACTCTCGGAGGCGGAGGCCTTGTTGGAGCGTCGGATCATCGCGCTCATGGAGTTGA